The following are from one region of the Etheostoma spectabile isolate EspeVRDwgs_2016 chromosome 15, UIUC_Espe_1.0, whole genome shotgun sequence genome:
- the wipi2 gene encoding WD repeat domain phosphoinositide-interacting protein 2 isoform X1, which translates to MNLASQSGDAGGSQLLFANFNQDNTSLAVGTKSGYKFFSLSSVDKLEQIYECTDTEDVCIVERLFSSSLVAIVSLKAPRKLKVCHFKKGTEICNYSYSNTILAVKLNRQRLIVCLEESLYIHNIRDMKVLHTIRETPPNPSGLCALSISNDNCYLAYPGSATIGEVQVFDTVNLRAANMIPAHDSPLAALAFDASGTKLATASEKGTVIRVFSIPEGQKLFEFRRGVKRCVSICSLAFSMEGLYLSASSNTETVHIFKLETQKEKYVPTEEPTTWGGYLGKVLMASTTYLPSQVTEMFTQGRAFATVRLPFCGHKNICALAVIQKIPRLLVAASDGYLYLYNLDPQEGGECTLMKQHRLDGSAEPANEILDQSHERPLVAQTYSAAVTKGYCEEQGAVGGAGLEDDLNDLRLEEENEQPPLILETD; encoded by the exons ATGAACTTGGCCAGTCAAAGTGGGGATGCTGGCGGAAGCCAGCTTCTCTTCGCCAACTTCAACCAGGATAACAC GTCCTTAGCTGTTGGCACCAAATCAGGATACAAGTTTTTCTCCCTGTCCTCTGTGGACAAATTGGAGCAGATTTATGAATGTA CGGATACGGAGGATGTGTGTATTGTGGAGCGTCTGTTCTCCAGCAGCCTGGTGGCCATCGTCAGCCTGAAGGCCCCCAGGAAACTCAAAGTCTGTCACTTCAAGAAGGGAACCGAGATTTGCAACTACTCCTATTCCAACACTATACTGGCTGTCAAGCTCAACAGACAG AGGCTGATTGTGTGTCTGGAGGAGTCACTTTACATTCACAACATCCGAGACATGAAAGTGCTGCACACTATCAGAGAAACTCCACCCAACCCTTCAG GATTGTGCGCCCTATCCATCAGCAATGATAACTGTTATCTGGCTTACCCAGGCAGTGCCACGATAGGAGAAGTTCAAGTGTTTGACACGGTCAACCTG cgAGCGGCTAATATGATTCCAGCGCACGACAGCCCATTAGCGGCTCTGGCTTTCGATGCCAGTGGAACCAAACTGGCCACAGCCTCAGAGAAG GGCACAGTCATTCGTGTCTTCTCAATcccagagggacagaagctctTTGAGTTTCGAAGAGGAGTCAAGAG GTGTGTTAGCATCTGCTCATTGGCGTTCAGTATGGAAGGCCTGTACCTGTCGGCCTCCAGCAACACAGAGACGGTCCATATCTTCAAATTAGAGACGCAGAAGGAGAAGTATGT gcCAACAGAGGAGCCCACCACATGGGGAGGGTACCTGGGCAAGGTCCTGATGGCGTCCACCACGTACCTGCCTTCTCAGGTTACAGAAATGTTCACCCAGGGGCGAGCCTTTGCCACTGTGCGTCTGCCCTTCTGCGGACATAAGAACATCTGCGCCTTAGCTgt GATTCAGAAGATTCCCAGGTTGTTGGTGGCAGCATCAGATGGTTACCTGTATCTGTACAACCTGGATCCACAAGAGGGAGGGGAATGCACACTTATGAAGCAGCACAG GTTAGACGGCAGTGCTGAGCCAGCCAATGAGATTCTTGATCAGTCTCATGAGCGCCCCCTCGTGGCCCAAACCTACAGTGCTGCTGTCACCAAAG GTTACTGCGAGGAGCAGGGCGCTGTGGGAGGAGCGGGACTGGAAGATGACCTCAACGACTTGCGCTTAGAGGAAGAGAACGAGCAACCGCCGCTCATCCTtgaaactgactga
- the wipi2 gene encoding WD repeat domain phosphoinositide-interacting protein 2 isoform X2 has product MNLASQSGDAGGSQLLFANFNQDNTSLAVGTKSGYKFFSLSSVDKLEQIYECTDTEDVCIVERLFSSSLVAIVSLKAPRKLKVCHFKKGTEICNYSYSNTILAVKLNRQRLIVCLEESLYIHNIRDMKVLHTIRETPPNPSGLCALSISNDNCYLAYPGSATIGEVQVFDTVNLRAANMIPAHDSPLAALAFDASGTKLATASEKGTVIRVFSIPEGQKLFEFRRGVKRCVSICSLAFSMEGLYLSASSNTETVHIFKLETQKEKPTEEPTTWGGYLGKVLMASTTYLPSQVTEMFTQGRAFATVRLPFCGHKNICALAVIQKIPRLLVAASDGYLYLYNLDPQEGGECTLMKQHRLDGSAEPANEILDQSHERPLVAQTYSAAVTKGYCEEQGAVGGAGLEDDLNDLRLEEENEQPPLILETD; this is encoded by the exons ATGAACTTGGCCAGTCAAAGTGGGGATGCTGGCGGAAGCCAGCTTCTCTTCGCCAACTTCAACCAGGATAACAC GTCCTTAGCTGTTGGCACCAAATCAGGATACAAGTTTTTCTCCCTGTCCTCTGTGGACAAATTGGAGCAGATTTATGAATGTA CGGATACGGAGGATGTGTGTATTGTGGAGCGTCTGTTCTCCAGCAGCCTGGTGGCCATCGTCAGCCTGAAGGCCCCCAGGAAACTCAAAGTCTGTCACTTCAAGAAGGGAACCGAGATTTGCAACTACTCCTATTCCAACACTATACTGGCTGTCAAGCTCAACAGACAG AGGCTGATTGTGTGTCTGGAGGAGTCACTTTACATTCACAACATCCGAGACATGAAAGTGCTGCACACTATCAGAGAAACTCCACCCAACCCTTCAG GATTGTGCGCCCTATCCATCAGCAATGATAACTGTTATCTGGCTTACCCAGGCAGTGCCACGATAGGAGAAGTTCAAGTGTTTGACACGGTCAACCTG cgAGCGGCTAATATGATTCCAGCGCACGACAGCCCATTAGCGGCTCTGGCTTTCGATGCCAGTGGAACCAAACTGGCCACAGCCTCAGAGAAG GGCACAGTCATTCGTGTCTTCTCAATcccagagggacagaagctctTTGAGTTTCGAAGAGGAGTCAAGAG GTGTGTTAGCATCTGCTCATTGGCGTTCAGTATGGAAGGCCTGTACCTGTCGGCCTCCAGCAACACAGAGACGGTCCATATCTTCAAATTAGAGACGCAGAAGGAGAA gcCAACAGAGGAGCCCACCACATGGGGAGGGTACCTGGGCAAGGTCCTGATGGCGTCCACCACGTACCTGCCTTCTCAGGTTACAGAAATGTTCACCCAGGGGCGAGCCTTTGCCACTGTGCGTCTGCCCTTCTGCGGACATAAGAACATCTGCGCCTTAGCTgt GATTCAGAAGATTCCCAGGTTGTTGGTGGCAGCATCAGATGGTTACCTGTATCTGTACAACCTGGATCCACAAGAGGGAGGGGAATGCACACTTATGAAGCAGCACAG GTTAGACGGCAGTGCTGAGCCAGCCAATGAGATTCTTGATCAGTCTCATGAGCGCCCCCTCGTGGCCCAAACCTACAGTGCTGCTGTCACCAAAG GTTACTGCGAGGAGCAGGGCGCTGTGGGAGGAGCGGGACTGGAAGATGACCTCAACGACTTGCGCTTAGAGGAAGAGAACGAGCAACCGCCGCTCATCCTtgaaactgactga